One genomic window of Halorhabdus sp. CBA1104 includes the following:
- a CDS encoding transcription initiation factor IIB family protein — protein sequence MSDTNTRTRLDRSSTVDEQEDESTEADCPECSGKLISDTERGETVCTDCGLVVEEDEIDPGPEWRAFDAKEKDEKSRVGAPTTNMMHDKGLSTNIDWRDKDAYGNSLGSRQREKMQRLRKWNERFRTRDSKERNLKQALGEIDRMASALGLPENVRETASVIYRRALDEDLLPGRSIEGVSTASVYAAARQAGVPRSLDELTEVSRVEKDEIARTYRYVVRELGLEVKPADPESYVPRFTSDLELSEEAERRARELLQNAKEEGVHSGKSPVGLAAAAIYAASLLTNEKTTQAAVSEVADISEVTIRNRYHELLEAEQSIPAA from the coding sequence ATGAGCGACACAAACACTCGCACGCGACTCGACCGATCCTCGACAGTGGACGAACAGGAAGACGAATCGACCGAGGCAGACTGTCCCGAATGTAGCGGGAAACTCATCTCCGATACGGAACGCGGGGAGACTGTCTGTACGGACTGTGGACTGGTCGTCGAGGAAGACGAGATCGACCCCGGCCCGGAGTGGCGCGCCTTCGACGCCAAGGAGAAAGACGAGAAGTCCCGCGTCGGTGCGCCGACGACGAACATGATGCACGATAAGGGCCTCTCGACCAACATCGACTGGCGTGACAAAGACGCCTACGGCAATTCGCTTGGGTCTCGCCAGCGTGAGAAGATGCAGCGCCTCCGGAAGTGGAACGAGCGCTTTCGCACCCGCGACTCCAAAGAACGCAACCTCAAGCAGGCTCTCGGTGAGATCGACCGGATGGCGAGCGCACTCGGCCTCCCCGAGAACGTCCGCGAAACCGCTTCTGTCATCTATCGCCGGGCCTTGGACGAAGACCTCCTGCCCGGTCGCTCCATCGAAGGTGTTTCGACGGCATCGGTGTACGCTGCTGCCCGCCAGGCCGGTGTTCCGCGGAGTCTCGACGAACTGACGGAAGTGTCTCGCGTCGAGAAAGACGAGATCGCCCGGACGTATCGATACGTCGTCCGTGAACTCGGCCTGGAGGTCAAGCCGGCCGATCCCGAGAGCTACGTTCCCCGGTTTACCTCGGACCTCGAACTGAGTGAGGAAGCCGAACGCCGCGCCCGTGAACTCCTCCAGAACGCCAAAGAAGAGGGCGTCCACTCCGGGAAAAGTCCCGTCGGACTGGCCGCGGCCGCGATCTACGCCGCCTCGCTGTTGACCAACGAGAAGACGACCCAGGCTGCGGTCTCGGAAGTCGCGGATATCTCCGAGGTCACGATCCGCAACCGCTATCACGAACTGCTCGAAGCCGAGCAGTCGATCCCCGCGGCCTGA
- a CDS encoding flippase-like domain-containing protein, whose amino-acid sequence MASAVTVSVVLPAYNEAATIERTVSETLDQLGTFLPAGSFEVIVAEDGCDDRTPDIASRLASEDDRIRHIHSDERLGRGGALEYAFDRADGETLVYFDTDLATDMAHLEELVESVRTEGYDVATGSRWLPDSDADRPKKRGIPSLGYNTLVRLVLRSDLQDHQCGFKAIDREAFETLADEVEDEHWFWDTELLVRAQRRGFDVVEFPVSWTPKGDSKVDLVRDVFGMGSQILRTFWQLSVSPRITRTRSMAAGTVLVLVAIALMTLYLDPSTVLEEMRGADPLLVGLSGLVYLSSWPLRGYRYRDILDELGFGSETGFLTGAIFISQTGNLVFPARLGDGIRAYVMKARRSVPYPSGFASLAVERVFDLLTIAGLAGVVLVGLAIGDPARLAGLSAELTNGRESGRIGLLVAGAVGAAAVGVTVLIVLTARSDRNYVQALLTRFSDDAYASYVAGVVGSFVGDVQRIASDSRAFLRVAASSGLIWTIDVLTAIVVFAAFDVGLSLVTLGIVCFFAVSVGNLAKVLPLSPGGVGLYEGAFTLIVVGLTPVAAPVALGVSIVDHAVKNVVTIAGGLVSMAWLNVSLTTAVEESAEAEESVETAPSQD is encoded by the coding sequence ATGGCGTCAGCCGTCACAGTGAGCGTCGTCCTCCCGGCGTACAACGAGGCGGCCACCATCGAACGGACCGTCTCCGAGACGCTCGACCAACTCGGGACATTTCTCCCGGCAGGGAGTTTCGAGGTAATCGTCGCCGAGGACGGCTGTGACGATCGAACGCCGGACATTGCCTCTCGGTTGGCAAGCGAAGACGACCGGATCCGACACATCCACAGCGACGAACGCCTCGGCCGTGGCGGCGCACTCGAATACGCCTTCGACCGGGCTGACGGCGAGACCCTCGTCTACTTCGATACGGATCTGGCCACTGACATGGCCCATCTGGAGGAACTCGTCGAAAGCGTCCGCACTGAGGGCTACGACGTCGCGACGGGCTCGCGGTGGTTGCCCGACAGCGACGCCGACCGGCCGAAAAAACGTGGCATCCCGAGCCTGGGATACAACACGCTCGTCCGACTCGTCCTCCGGTCGGACTTACAGGACCATCAGTGCGGATTCAAGGCCATCGATCGCGAGGCCTTCGAAACGCTGGCCGACGAGGTTGAAGACGAACACTGGTTCTGGGATACGGAACTGCTGGTGCGAGCCCAGCGCCGCGGGTTCGACGTCGTCGAGTTTCCCGTCTCTTGGACGCCGAAGGGCGATTCGAAGGTCGATCTCGTCCGTGACGTCTTCGGGATGGGGAGTCAGATCCTGCGCACGTTCTGGCAACTGTCGGTGAGTCCACGGATCACCCGCACGCGGAGTATGGCCGCCGGAACGGTCCTCGTTCTCGTCGCCATCGCGTTGATGACGCTGTATCTCGATCCGTCGACGGTCCTCGAAGAGATGCGTGGGGCCGATCCCCTGTTAGTCGGCCTCTCGGGGCTCGTCTATCTGAGTTCCTGGCCGCTCCGGGGGTATCGCTATCGGGATATTCTTGACGAACTGGGATTCGGCTCTGAGACGGGCTTTCTGACCGGGGCGATTTTCATCAGCCAGACTGGGAATTTGGTGTTCCCGGCCAGGCTGGGTGATGGCATCCGGGCGTACGTGATGAAGGCCCGGCGGTCGGTCCCGTACCCTTCGGGATTCGCCTCGCTGGCGGTCGAACGAGTCTTCGATCTGTTGACGATTGCCGGGTTGGCTGGGGTCGTCCTCGTCGGCCTCGCGATCGGTGATCCGGCGCGGCTGGCGGGGCTGAGCGCCGAGTTGACGAACGGCCGCGAGAGCGGCCGTATCGGGCTGCTCGTCGCCGGGGCGGTCGGCGCGGCAGCCGTCGGTGTGACCGTCCTGATCGTCCTGACGGCACGCTCGGATCGCAACTACGTACAGGCTCTCCTCACCCGGTTCAGCGACGACGCCTACGCCAGCTACGTCGCCGGGGTCGTCGGGAGCTTCGTCGGGGACGTCCAGCGGATCGCCAGCGATTCCCGAGCGTTTCTCCGGGTCGCGGCCTCCAGTGGCCTCATCTGGACGATCGACGTGTTGACCGCGATCGTCGTCTTCGCGGCCTTCGACGTCGGACTGTCGCTGGTTACGCTCGGCATCGTCTGCTTTTTCGCCGTCAGCGTCGGCAATCTCGCGAAAGTGCTTCCCCTTTCGCCGGGCGGCGTTGGGCTGTACGAGGGCGCGTTCACGCTCATCGTCGTCGGCCTCACGCCCGTGGCCGCGCCCGTCGCGCTGGGCGTTTCGATCGTCGATCACGCGGTGAAAAACGTCGTGACGATCGCCGGCGGCCTCGTCTCGATGGCCTGGCTCAACGTCTCGTTGACGACTGCCGTCGAAGAGAGTGCCGAGGCCGAGGAAAGCGTCGAAACAGCACCGTCTCAGGACTGA